The genomic stretch GCTTCTACAAGCTCCCCCTCTGGACCCAGACATTTATTTGTACACATGGACAGCTCACATCCATTGAACAGTTTAGTGGGTGGTTCAGCACCCAGACCGCCTGCAGGCAAACCCTGGCtgtgccacttactagctgtgtgactgcaGGGAATCTGTTTAATGCCTCTGTGCCTCACTCTCTCCATtatgtaaaatgggagtaataatagcACCTATGTCATAGGGTTGTTGATATACATTAATGCATTGTAGAGCAGCTCCTGAGCTTCAccatctgtaaaacgggaataACAACAGCATCAACTTTCTAGGGCTGTGGCCAATGTGAAAAGGACTCACGCAGGCAAAGCACTTGggacagtggctggcacataggAAGAGCTAGATAAGCGTTTGCTACTCTTATGATATTTTATAACATATTAAAGAGCCATTGACAATTGAACTTTCAAATTGATTTGTATTTATATCTTCACAGTTGAACTGTTCTTGATAGTCAGACAAGCATTTCCTCTAAAAGACATTCCCATGCAGACTTTCCACTGAGTCAGGCCAAAGGGCCCCTCCTCTTGTTATCACAGATCAGGGCGGGCCTTGGGCTCCCTTTCTGTGCCTCGGCTCAGCTCCTTACAGCTCACAGGACACACTCACGCCCACTCTTCCTGTGTGTctcccagcagccctgggaaagaCAAGCCAGGTAACATTGTCCCCCATCTGGCAGATAACAGACACTGAAGCTCAGGGGAGCATGTGCTGTGGGGCTGGAGGACACAGCTCTAGAGTCCCAGGTCTGCCACTTTCCTAGGGCAAGTCagttacttctctgagcctccatttcctcctctgtgaaatggggaaatAGGGCTCACTGTTTCAGCAGAATATGTTCTCGTCTGCCCGGTACAGTCCCGCTTTCTGCCTGATACCCTGGCGACTTTCCAGTTAGCATCGTTATCACTCTCAAAAATGTCCTGGTTTGGAAGAAAATCTATGGGCACCCTAAAGTAATTGTGTGTGGCTGTTtaaattattactattactatttacACCATACTGCAATGAGGCTACAGGAAGCAAATATGTTGACTCAAAATAGTTCAGTCTCAGTGCTGCCCTTAGAGCCAGTACAGTGTGGCCCTGCCCCGGGTCCCACACACAGGCCCTCTTCCAGCAAACCTCTCACCACAGGCAGAAGAGACAGTGGAACCAGGAGTGGAGGCATGCCCACCTGAagcctgggccccctcccctggcACACATTCTGGATACCTAGGGCCCTGGATTCCCTGTCCATATGGCCCCAAACCCACTTCCAGGATCTGCTGAGTCCCCCAGGCCCCTCCTCCTGAAGGCAGATTGCCCTGCTGGTGTGCCCACCCCAAGACCTGCAGGGTGTAGGCAGAGCTTGCATGTGCAGACTGAGATGTTCTTCTCTGTATGTGCACAAAGCCCCTGGCAGGGCAGGACAGAGATAGAGGTGGGAAAAGGAGGGAGCCACAGGCCAGGCTCTGGGGGCCTCCTGTCTGAGCCATCGAGCTCCAGGGCAAAGACCAAAGAATCTGAGAATTCTGCATTAGAAGCTGGCCTTCCAGATTGTTGGGAAAGCATATTTGCCAAGGTAGTAGaatagaacatattttattttgcattttgttagCTTGATTTATAACTTGCAAATATTTAGACATATAGCATATGAGACTCCATCTGTACTCTTGCCCAGCCCTACAAATCCCTGCCACCTTGTGCCCAGCCCAGCTTCAATACCAAATGTTTACTGGACCCTTGCTCTGTGCTGAGCCCAGGGGGACCCTTTGGAGCAAAAGGCAGCATCCCAATGCACAAACATGAGCCCCTATTGTGGGAGCAATCCTCACACTCCTGAAACAGTGATGAGCACAGGACAGGGGTGAGAGCACAGGCCTGGTTCCTGTCcctttctgtcttagtttccccatTTAGATAAGCCAACCTTCCAGCTTTAAGTAGCTGTAAGTTCGGTGGGATGCAGTCTGAGACAGTGGAGACAGGAACACAGAATCAGATCTGTGACCTGGGGATGGGAAGATAATAATTTTGGTTTTGATGGTGTGGGATTGAGCTCACTGGACCAGCTAGGCACAGGCCACTGCAGCCCATTCCATTTCATGCATTTACTACACAGCATCTCAGCCACCCACACTGTGCTGAGTGTGCACGATATGGGAGGATGAACACAGGAAGCAGGCAGAAAACCCAATCGCCAAGTAAGACTTGGTGAGCGTGCTAAAAAGAGACCTTCCCTAAGCTTCTTCCATCCTCACAACCCAGGGTCTTATGTCCATTTCTCAGATGAGAAAACGGAGGCTCGGTGAGGTAGGGGCTTGGTCCAGACTCTGCTGCCTAGGGCGCGCCCAGATCCTGCGGCTGGCCAGAAGCAAGGCTTCGGATTCCCGCAGGCTCGCGCCGCTGTCCCTAGCTGCCCGAAGCTGGGGAGGCCCCGTCCAGCTCCCGGAAGGCCGGAGGGAGGTGAGCgccagggaggggctgggcctgAGGACGCGCCAGccgggaggcagggaggggcctGGCGGGGGGCGGCCGGGTGGCACCGAGCTCCAGGGTGCGCGGCCCGGGGCGTCCGGAGTGCAAGCGACTGAGAGCGCGCGAGCGGGAGCCGCGCTCAGTCCGTCCGCCACGGTCGGGCCGGGGTCTGGGCTCCGAGACGCCGGAGGGGGGTGAGGGGGGTGAGGGGGGCGGCCCGGGCGGCGCTGCAGTGCCCACAGCGGCGGGCTGGGGGAGCTGTGCCCGCCTGTCCCCAGGGCCCGGGCGGGGACCGGGCAGCTGGGTCGCCGCGCCTCTCGCCGGGTCAGGCCAGGCGGCGCGCAGCCGAGCGTGCCCGGAGCGCGCTCCGGCCCCCAGTCCTCCGAAGCGCCCGGCCGGGGAGGCCCCCGGAGAAGCCCAGTCCCGCGGGCTTGGGCGGCCACTGCCGCCGCGGCTCCGGCCCGCCCCCGGGGGGTGTCCCGGCCCACTGGGCCCGCCCAGGTAACCCCATCCTCGGcccgcccccggcccgccccCCCGCTCGCCcgcctgccgccgccgccgccgccgccgcatcCCGGCTCTGGGGCGGCGCTGACAGTCTGGTCCGCGCCGGGCAGCGGGCGCAGCAGCGGGCAGGGCGGCCGGCAGGCACGGAGGCAGAGCCCCGCCGCCGCGCCCGGAGCCCACCCGCGGGGCGCCCACCTGCCGCCCAGACGGGAGGCCCCGCGCGGCCGCAGCCGCTGCCCCGGGTCGGGCGCCCGCGGCGGCACCATGAGTCCCCGCTCGTGCCTGCGTTCGCTGCGCCTCCTGGTCTTCGCCGTCTTCTCGGCTGCCGCGAGCAACTGGCTGTAAGTGGGGCCGGGACCTGGCCGGGCCGGGGCCtggcggggcggggaggggcaggCCCCGAGGGCAGCGGCCGGTGCCAGGCGGCGCGGGGCAGCGGGCGCGGGGGCGCCCGGCAGGTGTCTCGGCGCGGGACGGGAGGCTCGCTCGCTCTCGCCGCTGTCGCCGCCGCTGCCCCGGCCTCCCTCCGGAGCCCCTGGGTCGCCCCCTGCCCGGGCCGGGCTTCCAGCccagaggcggcggcggcggcggcgacgtCCGCGCCCAAACACGACCCGGGGCGCCTGGTGGGTGCGAGCGCGGGGAGGCGGCTGGGGCTGGGAGCCGGGCGCGGGGCGCAGCCCAGGCGGGGCTGACAGGTCGCTGAGGAAGCCCATTACGGGGAAGGGCTCAGGGACCTAATAGCAGGTTAATCCATAGAAGTCCGGGAGCGAGCTCCCCGCGCCGGGCTGCGCCGCGCTGCGGACCGGGCTAGAGGCGTGCAGGGACCTGTTTCTGCTTGGTGTCCGGGGGCAGAGATAGGAGGAGGAAAGGGGCCGGGACGCTGGGTCTCCGAGAGCCTCTGGCTGGTGCTGGCGGGGCCTTGGGTCTCCCTGGGGCAGGAGGAAACTCTGGCCCTTAAAGAGGACaacagccccccacctccctgtGGCTCACCTAAGGAGGAGGGGTGATGACCACAGGCAGCAACCTGTCTGTTTTTCCTTGAGTGGGCCTGTGCTCAGGTGGCTCCCTTGGAAGGTGCAGAGGGTTCTGTGGAGGGAAGGGACACTGAGGGGTGAGTGGGTTAACCTGGGAGTAAGAGGATCCTGGACTCCTTCACCCCCTCTGTGACTGCCCCTCATGTCCCAGGCTTAACCCTGGCCCCAGTTCCTCCTGCCCAGAGCTCACCCCCATCTGCTGTGGGCAGCCAGTGGGGAGCCAAGCTCCAATATTGATCTGAAAAGCATGAGGTGGGAAGGGGGACAGCCAGCAGTGTAGTggggtttccatggagacagCGGGAAAGGAAAAAATTCTCTCTGCATcaagaccaaagaacaaataTCTCCCATGAAATTGCCCCGAGTGTCCACTGGCTGTTGCTATGAGGTCATTGTGGCCTGCCGGGGCCCTGCAGGCTGGAGGAGCATGTTCAGTTGGGGTCAGAGCCACCCAGGGCTTGGGGGACGGAGGTGATGTGGAATTCTCCCAGCTGTTCTGAGAGCAAGAGGCTTCAAGGCAGCCTGAAGTAGGCTGCggagcttttgtttttcttggagcCTTAATTTGATTAACACTTCAGGAGCAGTGGCAGAGCGTACAGAAACCAGGACACCGCCCCCCTCCTCCCACTGCCCCCTGCAGACCACCGCCGTGAGCTGGACCTGGGTCACGGAGCCTGGGGGGGAGCTCATTTGGACCTGGGCAAGCCTGAGGTCCCCGGAGCTGAGTCTCGAATGCACAGGTTCGGAGCTGGGGTCTCCAAAGCGAGTCTGAGCATCAGGAGGAGCAAGAACTAGGTCTGACCTGCCCAGAGGCAagagctgcaaaaaaaaaaaaaaaaaaaaaaaaaagaggtagagaAAAAAGTGGCAACTCAAGTGTGTGACCCAGGCTTTTAAGctcagttgaggaaactgaggcctggagaggggaAGCTATTGCCCAAGCTCAGAGCTGAGACTGGAACTAGAGTGTTCTGACTCCCAGGCAGTGACACCGTAGCCCCTTCCCAGAAGCCATCCCAAAGTTGAGCCCGTGTGGTCTAGGTGGTGTCACCACCCACCCTCAGTGTCATCGAAGCCCAGAACCCCAGCCAGGAGGCAGCCCTAGCTTTGGGTCACGCAGACCACAGGGAATTCCAACAGCTCAGTTCCTGTGCCTGCACCCTGGGGGGTGGGGTAAGGAGGGGTGGcctagagagaggagagaggttgGCAAACCTGTTCTCTGCAACGGTGATGGTTCAGGTTGCCACGAAGTAGGTCTCTGGATGCCCCAGCTCACTTCTGCTCCACCCTGGGCTGCAAGCCAAGGGTCTCTCTGCTCAGCCCATGGCAAGGAGGAATAAGGGGCTTCCCAGGACCCTACCAAAGCAGAGAGGCTGGGATGCAGAAGAGATCTCTGGGCACGTTCCAAGTCTGGGTCACTTGCCTTGTCTTTATCAACTTCCATGTCCAGGCCAGAGACTGGGCCAGCTCTGAGGGGAAATAAATGCCACAGCTTGGCCTCTAAGGAGCGTGGGGTCTAAGTAAGACAAGATAAAAGCAAACCATGAATGGAGTGGGGACAGAATGCACATGCTATAGCTGTCAGAGGAAAGGGAGTTGCGTGTGAACTGGAACaactggggggggtgggggtggcgctTGGCCTGGAGGTTAAAGAGTCATGGCACTAATAATCATAATAGCTCCCCCTGCATTGTCTACAGTATGTAAATCCTGacaacattttacagatgagaagactgaagaTCAGAGAGGTAATTGCCCAAAAGGTCACCAGGCTAGGAAATGACAGCGCCATCTGACCCAAAACCTGCCTTTCGAAGGAAAAGCTTTGAGCAAGCAGATATCCATTCAGGCATGACAGCTGGCACTGTGTCTTTTCAAGTGTGAGCTATGCTGGGGGCCTGGCCCCAAGACGATGGCTGGCAGCTTTCACCAAAGGGCAAGCCCAGGTGTCCACTCCCCTCCCAGACCCTGGAGCCAGGGCCAGTCGGCTGGCCAGTTGCAAGAACCAGTGCTGTCTTGTTGTCTTAAAAGGGCAGGTGGCCTGGCAGGAGGACCAGGTGTCCCACTGCATGTAGCAATTGGGCAGGATGGCATCTGGAGCTGGGAGGGCTCCACAGCCTGAGGCCTGGGCAAGCCCAGAGAAGCTGGAAGTTGTTGATTAGACTCTTGTCTGGCACCCAGAGTAAGCTGACAGCTTGTGGCAGCTCCCACCACCGAAGGGGGGATAGACGGATAAAAACAGCCCGTTGTGGGAAGGCCCCAAATCCTGCAGGCCTGGATTCTGCCCTCAAGGGGTCTGGCCTGCCACGAACCTGGGCTTCAGAAAAGTTTCAGAATGTCCCACTCCCCCATCCCCTACTAGCACTGGGGCTGTGCTGAGTTAGGAGACCCGGGTTCCAGGTCACCACCATATGCAAGGGGGCCTTGGGTGGGTCTCTACCCCATGTGGGCCACAGTCCTTGATAGATTGCTCTGAACCCAAATGGAAGTACTGGGAAGAGTTGGGGAAAGATAAGCTAAGGTTTCATTACTGTGGATTACCTGAGGAAGGCTGAGGAGCGTCAGCCCAGCAGACGTGCTAAGAACTGGGTCTCTAGGACAGACAACCCGGAGTTCCATCCCAGTGCTGCCATTTACCATCTGAGTGGccttgaacaagttatttaacgtctctgagcctcaggttcctcgtctgtaaaatggcaCACACCCTTTGGAGGGTGTGAGCGGTGGGGGCTGCGAGGAAAGAATGCACTCATGCATGTTAATGTGCCAAGCACAGTAGCAGGCCCCCCAACACAATGGCAGCCATGGCTGCTGCTGGCAGTGAGCCAGGGGAGCCGGGTCCCTTTCCTGGAGACAATGGAGGGAACAGGACTTCGGGCTGGATCCTATGGTGTTGAACAGGTCACACTGGAAGGATCCTGCCTACCCTGGTCTTCAACCAGGCCCCTGCAAGAGCCTCACAGAGCCAGGGAGGCCAGGCCTGGCTCCCAGGCAAATCCTGCTGGCCAAGGTTGTTGCTGGGAGCACCCTTCAGTGCCACTCAAGGGAAGCCAAGGAGGCTGGCATGCTCCTCACTGGGTCTCATCCCTACAGGTGTGTGTCTTCGTGCCAAGCTCCCGTGTGCCTGCTTGCCCAGCGGGGTTGGCCATGGGTGGAGTGAGGCCCAGTGCTCTAGGCCCAAAGGGCTGGGCCAGGTGTGGAGCACAGCCAGCCCAGATGTGCAGTGCCAGCCCCGACGGTAAAGGTGTAGCCCGTCTCCTCCAGGAAGTGTTCCTCGGTCCCCAGCCAAAAAgaatccctccctcccctctaAATAGCGAAATCCCATCTCCTTAGAGCTCTTGCCATGGCTCTGGGCATTGAATTATAATCACTAACACGACCACAGTACTTTACAGTTTACACCAGGATTTCTCAACCACTTCACCATtgaccttttttttaattaaaaattcccaaatcttataaacattctatacccaccaagcaacaactccccctttgcccctcccccaccccctgaccGACATCTTAGTCCAGATAGTCTGtgctgtgtgtgtgggtgggtggctgtcctgtgcattgtaggatgtgtagcagcatccctggcctctacccactagatgccaacaGCACCCCCAGTTgtggcaaccaaaaatgtctccagacttgtcaaatgtcccctggggggcaaaatcaccccatTTGGGAAGCAGTGGTTTACGAAGCACTTTCATATCCATTATCTTATTTGAGCCAAATAACCTCCCTCCCCTCTTTCAGGGGAGGGGAATCTGCATCATTTTCAGCACCTCTTCAGGGACCAAGTTGCAGCGACTTCCCCGAGGTCATTCTGCAAATCAAAGTAGGACCTGAACTTGTCTTGCTCTCTCATGTCCAGACCTCTTGGTTTTTATCccctatttttaaaagcttcataTCATATAGTCCAATAGAGTTGCTTCTTTACTTCTACAAGGTTATAAACATCCGAGGCCGAGGCTGTGGCACCACCTCTGAATGTCCTCACAGAGCCGAGCACGCATCTGACATGCCGTGGTGCTCAGTCCATACTTGATGGATGAGTGAAAGAAGGACTTGCTCTTTACAGCATGCTTTAAGTTATCCTCGGATGAGACCCCATCTTCAGAGACCTCGAGTCAGTGGGAGTCTCAGGTGATGGTCAAACACACCGAA from Choloepus didactylus isolate mChoDid1 chromosome 2, mChoDid1.pri, whole genome shotgun sequence encodes the following:
- the LOC119514511 gene encoding basic proline-rich protein-like, producing MVPPRAPDPGQRLRPRGASRLGGRWAPRGWAPGAAAGLCLRACRPPCPLLRPLPGADQTVSAAPEPGCGGGGGGGRRASGGAGRGRAEDGVTWAGPVGRDTPRGRAGAAAAVAAQARGTGLLRGPPRPGASEDWGPERAPGTLGCAPPGLTRREARRPSCPVPARALGTGGHSSPSPPLWALQRRPGRPPHPPHPPPASRSPDPGPTVADGLSAAPARALSVACTPDAPGRAPWSSVPPGRPPPGPSLPPGWRVLRPSPSLALTSLRPSGSWTGPPQLRAARDSGASLRESEALLLASRRIWARPRQQSLDQAPTSPSLRFLI